One region of Miscanthus floridulus cultivar M001 chromosome 19, ASM1932011v1, whole genome shotgun sequence genomic DNA includes:
- the LOC136529705 gene encoding protein MIZU-KUSSEI 1-like, with translation MQVAMARAFHAASPATVPASPSPLPSKNAGGGLANLQWLLRKRANKVQQGRPVAVEQDADDSCDNDECASMFAGATPYIGPVAGAGPTTPDDAPTGRRRRGEALSRLRSAILAVLARARRGRGRRPLGSCATVTGTIFGRRRGRVHLALQTDPRAPPALMVELAAYSTGALVREMASGLVRLALECEKAPAPPQQTGDHHHQRRPRQQAAALVEEATWRAYCNGRKCGYAVRRDCGADERRVLRAVEPVSVGAGVLPDGDNMGTGGAAAGEGDLMYMRAKFERVVGSRDSEAFYMVNPDGGSGPELSIYLLRV, from the exons ATGCAGGTCGCCATGGCAAGAGCCTTCCACGCCGCGTCACCGGCTACCGTGcctgcctcgccgtcgccgctccCGTCAAAGAACGCCGGGGGCGGCCTCGCCAACCTCCAATGGCTGCTCAGGAAGCGCGCCAACAAGGTGCAGCAGGGCCGGCCTGTCGCCGTGGAGCAAGACGCCGACGACAGCTGTGACAACGACGAGTGCGCCTCCATGTTCGCCGGCGCCACGCCGTACATCGGCCCCGTCGCCGGCGCTGGTCCAACAACTCCAGACGACGCGCCAACAGGCAGGAGGCGCCGCGGCGAGGCGCTGTCGCGGCTCCGGTCGGCGATCCTGGCCGTGCTAGCTCGagcgcggcgcgggcgcgggagaCGGCCGCTGGGGTCCTGCGCTACCGTCACGGGCACCATCTTCGGCCGCCGCCGCGGTCGTGTGCACCTCGCGCTGCAGACCGACCCGCGCGCCCCGCCCGCGCTCATGGTCGAGCTCGCCGCCTACTCCACCGGCGCGCTCGTCAGGGAGATGGCCTCGGGACTCGTCCGCCTCGCTCTCGAGTGCGAGAAGGCACCCGCACCTCCGCAGCAAACAG GTGACCATCATCACCAGAGGCGGCCACGGCAGCAGGCGGCGGCGCTGGTGGAGGAGGCCACCTGGCGCGCGTACTGCAACGGTCGCAAGTGCGGCTACGCGGTGCGCCGGGACTGCGGCGCGGACGAGCGGCGGGTGCTGCGCGCCGTGGAGCCCGTCTCCGTGGGCGCCGGCGTGCTCCCCGACGGCGACAACATGGGCACGGGAGGTGCCGCAGCCGGCGAGGGCGACCTCATGTACATGAGGGCCAAGTTCGAGCGGGTGGTGGGGTCCAGGGACTCGGAGGCGTTCTACATGGTGAACCCTGACGGCGGCAGCGGGCCCGAGCTCAGCATCTACCTTCTCAGGGTCTAG